The following DNA comes from Candidatus Tectomicrobia bacterium.
ACACGGGCGACGAGCGCGAGTACCTCATCCCCCGCGGGAAGCATGTCAACGTGCAGGAGGGCGACTACGTCCGGGCGGGCGAGCCGCTCATGGACGGTGCCGTCAACCCGCACGACATCCTGGCCGTCCTCGGCGAGAAGGAGTTGCAGAACTACCTGGTGAACGAGGTCCAGGAGGTCTACCGGCTTCAGGGCGTCAACATCAACGACAAGCACATCGAGGTCATCGTCCGCCAGATGCTGCGGCGGCTGGAGATCATCGACCCGGGCGACACCGATCTGGTGGTGGGCGAGCAGGTCACCCGCGAGCTGTTCCACCGGCGCAACCAGGAGGCGATGAACGAGGGCAAGCGGCCGGCGACGGGCCGCCCCATCCTCCTCGGCATCACCCGGGCCTCGCTCTCCACCGACAGCTTCATCTCGGCGGCCTCCTTCCAGGAGACCACCCGGGTGCTCACCCAGGCGGCCGTCTCGGGCAAGGTGGACTACCTCCGGGGCCTCAAGGAGAACGTGATCATGGGGCGCCTCATCCCCGCGGGCACGGGCGCCCGGCTCTACCAGGGCGTCGAGCTCCTCTCGCCCGAGGTGGAGCTTGCCCCGGCGGCCGAGGAGGTGGCGGCCGTGGTGGACGAGCCGGACGACGAGGAGGATATCGTGGACGAGGACGAGATCCCCGGGGAGGAAGAAGAAGGGGAGGAGGACCGCAAGGCTCCGGCCTCGGGCGCCGGGGAGGCCTCCTCAGAATAGGGTCCGGAAACAGCGGGTTTTTCGGCCGGCGGCAGTTGACAACCCCGCCGGTCCGTATATAATCCGCACCTTCGCTGCGGGGATCGGGGCTCGCCTCGATCCCCCGCTTGCCATAACTGGTTGATTTTAAAGGAGATGATTCCTCTGCTGTAGGGAACACGTAGCAGGAGCCTCCCGACCGCCCGTGCCGGGCAAGGAACCGTTCCGCTGCTTCCCACGCAGTGAATCGCCCGTTCGGTTTTTTGCCGGGGAGGTGCCTGTGCCCACCATCAGTCAGCTAGTCCGCAAAGGGCGCGAGAAGGTCCGGTCGAAGACGGACAGCCCGGCCCTCCGGAACTGTCCGCAGAAGCGGGGGGTGTGCGTCCGCGTCTACACCACCACCCCCAAAAAGCCGAACTCCGCGCTCCGCAAGGTGGCCCGCGTCCGGCTGACCAACGGGATGGAGGTCACCACCTACATCCCGGGCGAGGGCCACAACCTCCAGGAGCACTCGATCGTCTTGATCCGCGGGGGCCGGGTGAAGGACCTGCCGGGCATCCGCTACCACGTCGTCCGCGGGACCCTGGACAGCGTCGGCGTCGAGAAGCGCCGGAAGAGCCGCTCCAAATACGGGGCCAAGCGGCCCAAGTAGCCGGGAAAAGAGGGAGAAGCCGCTCCGATGGCCAGGCGCAAGCGAATCACGAAACGGACCGTCCTTCCCGATCCGAAGTACAAGGACCGGCTCGTGACCAAGTTCATCAACGCCCTGATGTACCAGGGCAAGAAGAGCCTGGCCGAGCGCGTCTTCTACGGCGCGATGGACATGGTCGAGGATAAGATGAAGGAAGACCCCCTCAAGGTCTTCAAGCGGGCGCTGGACAACGTGAAGCCGGCCCTCGAGGTGCGCTCCCGCCGCGTCGGCGGCGCCACCTACCAGGTGCCGGTCGAGGTGCGGCCCGACCGCCGCACCACGCTCAGCATCCGCTGGCTGATCGAGAACGCCCGGAGCCGGGACCGCCGCATCGCGAACGGCCTGGCCGCCGAAATCGTGGACGCCGCCAACAACACGGGCGGGGCCGTCCGGGTGCGGGAGAACACGCACCGGATGGCCGAGGCGAACAAGGCGTTCGCCCACTACCGCTGGTAGCAGTCAAGGGGAATTTGCCGTGCCGAGAGAAGTAGCGCTCGAGAGAGTCCGGAACATCGGCATCATGGCCCACATCGATGCCGGGAAGACGACCACGACCGAGCGCGTCCTCTATTACACAGGCCGCACGCACAAGATGGGCGAGGTTCACGAGGGTGCCGCTACGATGGACTGGATGGCGCAGGAGCAGGAGCGCGGCATCACCATCACCTCGGCCGCGACCACCTGCCGGTGGCGGGAGCACACCATCAACATCATCGACACCCCCGGCCACGTGGACTTCACCGCCGAGGTGGAGCGCAGCCTCCGCGTGCTGGACGGCGCCGTCGCCGTCTTCTGCGCCGTGGGCGGGGTGGAGCCCCAGAGCGAGACCGTCTGGCGCCAAGCCGAGAAGTACGGGGTGCCGCGCATCGTCTTCATCAACAAGATGGACCGCACGGGGGCCGACTTCTTCGCCGTGGTGGAGCAGATCGAGAAGCGCCTCGCCGCCGCCCCCCTGCCCGTCCAGATCCCGGTCGGCGAGGAGGAGAACTTCGTCGGCATGGTGGACCTCCTCTCCATGAAGGCCCGCATCTTCACCGACCCGATGGGCGCCACCTTCGAGGAGCGCGACGTCCCGGCCGAGGCGGCCGATAAGGCCGCCGAGTGGCGCGAGAAGCTCGTCGAGGCCCTCGCCATGACGGACGAAAGCCTCATGGAGCGTTACCTGGAGGGAGAGGATCTCCCCGTCGAGGACCTCAAGGCGGCCATCCGCAAGACGACGCTGGCCGGCGAGGGGGTGCCCGTCCTGTGCGGCGCGGCGTTCAAGAACAAGGGCGTCCAGCTCCTGCTCGATGCCATCGTCGACTATCTTCCCTCGCCGCTGGACCTGCCGCCGGTGAAGGGCAAGATGTCGGCCGACGAGCTCGAGGCCGGGAAGACGCCTCCCGAGCGCAAGCCCTCGGATGACGAGCCCTTCTCGGCCATCGCCTTCAAGGTAATGACCGATCCCTACGTGGGGCAGCTCGTCTTCCTGCGGGTGTATTCGGGCGTGCTGACGGCGGGGAGCTCCGTGCTCAACACCATCACGGGCCGGGAGGAGCGCGTCGGGCGCCTGATGCGGATGCACGCGAACAAGCGCGAGGAGATCAAGGAGGCCCGCGCTGGCGACATCGTCGCCGCCCTGGGCCTCCGGCAGGCGAAGACCGGCCATACCCTCTGCGCCGCCGCGCATCCCATCCTCCTCGAGTCCATCGACTTCCCCGAGCCGGTCATCTCCATTGCCATCGAGCCCAAGACCAAGGCGGACCAGGACAAACTGGGTACCTCGCTCGCCCGCCTGGCGGACGAGGACCCGACCTTTCGGGTCCGCACCGACGAGGAGACGAGCCAGACCATCCTCTCGGGGATGGGCGAGCTCCACCTGGAGATCCTGGTGGACCGGCTCACCCGTGAGTTCGGGGTGGCGGCCAACGTGGGCAAGCCGCAGGTGGCGTACCGCGAAACCATCCGGGCCGAGGCTCACGCGCGCGGGCGCTTCGTCCGCCAGACGGGCGGCCGCGGCCAGTACGGCGACGTGGAGCTCACCGTCAAGCCGCTCGTGGCCGGGACGGGCTTCCAATTCGTCAACAAGATCGTGGGCGGCGTCATTCCCAGGGAGTACATCCCGGCCGTGGAGCAGGGGGTACGCGAGGCCATGGAGAACGGCATCCTGGCCGGCTTCCCCATGGTGGATGTCGAGGTCACCCTTCACGACGGCTCCTACCACGACGTGGACAGCTCCGA
Coding sequences within:
- a CDS encoding 30S ribosomal protein S12 — translated: MPTISQLVRKGREKVRSKTDSPALRNCPQKRGVCVRVYTTTPKKPNSALRKVARVRLTNGMEVTTYIPGEGHNLQEHSIVLIRGGRVKDLPGIRYHVVRGTLDSVGVEKRRKSRSKYGAKRPK
- the rpsG gene encoding 30S ribosomal protein S7 translates to MARRKRITKRTVLPDPKYKDRLVTKFINALMYQGKKSLAERVFYGAMDMVEDKMKEDPLKVFKRALDNVKPALEVRSRRVGGATYQVPVEVRPDRRTTLSIRWLIENARSRDRRIANGLAAEIVDAANNTGGAVRVRENTHRMAEANKAFAHYRW
- the fusA gene encoding elongation factor G produces the protein MPREVALERVRNIGIMAHIDAGKTTTTERVLYYTGRTHKMGEVHEGAATMDWMAQEQERGITITSAATTCRWREHTINIIDTPGHVDFTAEVERSLRVLDGAVAVFCAVGGVEPQSETVWRQAEKYGVPRIVFINKMDRTGADFFAVVEQIEKRLAAAPLPVQIPVGEEENFVGMVDLLSMKARIFTDPMGATFEERDVPAEAADKAAEWREKLVEALAMTDESLMERYLEGEDLPVEDLKAAIRKTTLAGEGVPVLCGAAFKNKGVQLLLDAIVDYLPSPLDLPPVKGKMSADELEAGKTPPERKPSDDEPFSAIAFKVMTDPYVGQLVFLRVYSGVLTAGSSVLNTITGREERVGRLMRMHANKREEIKEARAGDIVAALGLRQAKTGHTLCAAAHPILLESIDFPEPVISIAIEPKTKADQDKLGTSLARLADEDPTFRVRTDEETSQTILSGMGELHLEILVDRLTREFGVAANVGKPQVAYRETIRAEAHARGRFVRQTGGRGQYGDVELTVKPLVAGTGFQFVNKIVGGVIPREYIPAVEQGVREAMENGILAGFPMVDVEVTLHDGSYHDVDSSEMAFKIAGSMGFKEAVKKARPVLLEPIMDVEAVCPAEFLGDIIGDLTSRRGRIREMTERAGAKVVAAWVPLSEMFGYATDIRSMTQGRATYTMQFGRYEELPAQLAEELKARVAGMAAQTA